GTCGGGCTCGGTGAGCAGGAAGGCGCTGATCTCGTCACGCGCCACCCGGGGCAGGTAGGCGCGCTTCTGCTCTTCCGTGCCGAAGAGCTTGAGCGGTTGGGGCACGCCGATGGACTGGTGGGCGCTGAGCAGCGTCGCGATCGCCGAGTGGCAGGAGCCGGCGAGCTGGAGGGCGCGGTTGTAGTACAGCGTCGACAGGCCGAGGCCGCCGTAGCGCTCGTCGATCTTCATGCCGAGGGCGCCGAGGTCGGCGAGCCCCTTCACGACCCCGTCGGGGATCTTGGCGTCTCGCTCGATCTGCAGCGGGTCGACCTCCGTCTCGAGGAACGCGCGGAGCTCGGTGAGAAACGCCTCCCCCTTGCGCGCCTGCTCGGGGGTCTGGCGCGGGTGCGGGTGGATGAGGTCGAGGCGGAAGCGACCGAGGAACAGCTCCTTGCCGAAGCTCGGCTTGCGCCACTCGGCCTCGCGTGCGGCCTCCGCCACGGCGCGGGACTGGCGTGCGTCGACCTGCCTGATGCTCATGTCGGGGACTCCTGTCGGTGAGACACCGGTGTACCCGCTCGCCGCCGTTCCCTTGTCACGGTGCGAGGCGCTCGACCCGCCAGGTCGCGGGCCCGGTGCTCGCGTAGCGCAGTCGGTCGTGGAGGCGGTCGGGGCGGCCCTGCCACAGCTCCACCTCGTCGAGGCGGACGCGGTAGCCGCCCCAGTGTGGCGGCCGGGGGAGTCCTGCGGGGTGGCGTGCGGCGACCTCGGCCACCCGGCGGGTGAGCTCGTCGCGGTCGGCGACGACCGCGCTCTGCGGGGAGGCCCAGGCGCTCAGGCGGCTGCCGGGCGGACGGGTCGCGAAGTAGGCGTCGGACTCCTCCGCGGTCGTGCGCGCCACGGCGCCGGTGATGCGCACCTGCCGCGCGAGCGCCACCCAGAGCAGCACGAGCGCGGCGCGCGGGTTGGCTTCGAGGTCGCGCGCCTTCGCCGACGCGTAGTTCGTGAAGAAGACCGCGCCCCGCCCGTCGAGGCCCTTCAGCAGCACCGTGCGGGCCGACGGGCGGCCGTGCGCGTCCGCGGTCGCGAGCGTCATCGCCGTCGGCTCCGCCACGTCTGCGGCGATCGCCGCCTGCAGCCAGCGCCGCAGCTGGACTACGGGGTCGGGATGCACGTCGCTGACGTCGAGGCCGGCCATGGCTGCAGGGTGCCAGATCCCGCTGCCGTAGCATTCGGCCATGTCCCTGCGGCCGCCGCCCGACGTCGTGTCGTGCCTGTCGCATCTGGAGGGCGCGCTGTCCGGCGCGGTGTACCCGGCCGACGAGCTGCGTGGGCTCGACCCGGCCGACGGGCGGCCGCTGCTTGCCCGCTACGACCTCGCCGCCGCCGGCCGCACCGTGACCGCGGAGGCGGTGGCGGGTCGCCGCGCCGGCGGGCTGTGGCGCTGGTGGGAGCTGCTGCCGGTGCGCGACCCCACGCACGCCCTGCACCTCGGTGAGGGCGGCACCCCCCTGCTGGTGGCGCCACGCCTCGGGGAGGCGCTCGGTGTGCCGGGGCTGCGCGTCAAGGCCGAGGGCGCCAACCCGACCGGCTCGTTCAAGGCCCGCGGCATGGCGGTGGCCGTGTCCCGCGCGGCCGAGCTCGGCGCCCGGTCGCTCGTCGCCCCGTCGGCCGGCAACGCCGGTGGGGCGCTTGCGGCCTACGGCGCGGCGGCTGCTCTGCCGGTGACGGTGCTCATGCCCGCCGACGTGCCCGCGGCCAACCGCGACGAGGCGCTCGCGTGCGGCGCCAGGGTGATCCTCGTCGAGGGGCTCATCAGTGACTGCGGGCGCCTCGCGGGGCGCCTGGCCGCCCGCACCGGCGCGTTCGACCTGTCCACGCTGAAGGAGCCCTACCGGGTCGAGGGCAAGAAGACGATGGGCTTCGAGCTCGCCGAGCAGAGCGCCTGGCGGCTGCCCGACGTGGTCGTGTACCCGACCGGTGGGGGCACGGGGCTGATCGGCATGTGGAAGGCGTTCCAGGAGCTCGAGGCGCTCGGACTCGTCGGCCCCCGGCGCCCCCGCATGGTCAGCGTGCAGGCCGCCGGTTGCGCGCCCCTGGCGCGCGCGTTCGCGGCGGGGGAGCGGTTCGCCGCGCCGTGGGACGGCGAGGCGGCGACCCGCGCCGGCGGGCTACGCGTTCCCGCCACCCTCGGCGACTTTCTCGTCCTCGGGGCGGTGTGGGCGTCGGGGGGGACGGCCCTGGCCGTGCCCGAGGACGGCATCGACGAGCTTCAGGTGCTGGCCGGGCGCCGCGGAGCCGGCTACGTCGGTCCCGAGACGGCCGCGGCCCTGGCCGGCGTGCGGCTCCTCGCCGAGCGCGGCGAGCTGGAGGCGGACGAGGACGTCGTGGTGTTCGACACCGGGGTGGGCCACAAGTGCCCCGCGCCGGGCCTGCCGCGCCCGCCCGTCGTTGACCCCGGCGTGGACGAGGACCGCCTCGTCGCGCTCGCCGGCTGAGCTACAGGCGCCCGAGGAGCTCCTGGGGGTCGTCGACGACCGCGTCGGCGCCGGCCGACAGCAGGCGGTCGTCACCGAAGCCGCCGCAGCGCACGGCGAGCGTGCGGATGCCCACCCGCCGGGCGGCCTCCGCGTCCCAGGGGCTGTCGCCGACGAGGGTGGCGTCCTCGGGCTCCACGTCGAGCTCGGCGCAGGTCGCCAGAAGCAGGTCGGGGGCCGGCTTGGCGGCGCCGACGTCGTCGGCGTCGGCGCTCGCGAGGTCGCTGCGGCCGAGCGCGTCGAGCAGCGCCTCCCGGACGTCGGACTCGGCGGACGTCGCGATGCGGAACGACACCTTGCGGCGCTCGAGGTCGTCGACGAGGGCCGCGGCGCCCCGGGTCGGACGCAGCTCCTCGGCACGGTCGAGGAAGCGGCGGCGGTGGTCGTCGGACAGCTCCTCGGCGTCGTCGACGTGACGGCCGAGCAGCCACGGCACGAGCACCTTGCCGCCCATGCCGATGGCCGCGTGGATGCGCCACAGCGCCACCTCGTAGCCGCGCGCCTGGAACGCCTCGCTCCACGCGACGACGTGCTGGTACACCGAGTCCACGAGCGTGCCGTCGAGGTCGAGCAGCACGCCAGGCCTGTACGCGTCGTAGTCCATAGTGCTAGGCGATGCCCCCGGCCACCGGGCTTCAACCCCGCGACGGCCATTTCCGGCGGACCGCCGGGCGGATCGACCTCGCCGGAGGTGGGAGGTGGGCCGGGGCCACCTCGCCGGCGGAGTCGTTAGGCTCCCCGCTGCCATGGGCATCGACCCGCACCTGCGTGCCGCCGCCGAGGCGTGGATGGCCGACGACCCGGACCCGGCGACGCGGGCGGAGGTCGCGGACCTCCTCGCGGGCGGCGACGCCGCCGGGCTCGCCGCGCGCTTCGCCGCGCCGCTGACCTTCGGCACCGCGGGCATCCGTGGGCCGCTCGGGGCCGGGCCGGCGCGGATGAACCGGGCGGTCGTGCGGCGGGTGACTGCCGGCCTCGCCGTATGGCTGCGTGGGCGGGGCGCGGACGGTCCGGTGGTGCTCGGCCGCGACGCCCGGCACGGCTCGGCGGCTTTCGCCCACGAGACCGCGGCGGTCCTCGCGGGCGCCGGCATGGCGGTGCGCCGCTTCGCCGAGCCGGTCCCGACACCGCTCGTGGCGTACGCCGTGCGGGCGCTCGGGGCGCCGGCCGGCGTGCAGATCACTGCCAGCCACAACCCCGCCGGCGACAACGGCTACAAGGTCTACGTCGCGGGGGGCTTGCAGCTCGCCCCGCCCGACGACGCCGCGGTCGCCGCGGCGATCAGTGCGGTCGGGCCGCTCGCCGAGGTGCCGGTCGCCGCGGCCGTCGATCCCCGCATCACCGGCGTGCCGGCGTCGGTGCGGGCCGACTACCTCGAGGCGGTCTGCGCCGTCGCGGGCTCCGCCGTGGAGCCGGGGCGCCTCCGGGTGGTCGTCACCCCCCTGCACGGCGTGGCGGGGGACCTCCTCCTCGGCGCACTCGCCGGGGCGGGGTTCACCGACGTCGTCGCGGTGACCGACCAGCTCGTCCCCGACCCCGACTTCCCGACCGTCTCCCGGCCCAACCCCGAGGAGCCCGGCGCGCTCGACCTCGCCCGCGCCCTCGCCGCCGAGCACGACGCGGACCTCGTGCTCGCCACCGACCCCGACGGCGACCGCATCGCCGTCGCGACGCCCGACGAGGGCTGGCGCATGCTGTCCGGCGACGAGGTCGGCTGCCTGCTCGGCGAGCACCTGCTCGTCCGCGACGCGCACCTGCCGGGCCGCCCGCTCGTCGCGACGACGGTCGTTTCGGCGCGGCTGCTGTCGCGCATCGCCGCCGCTCACGGGGCGGCATACGCCGAGACGCTCACGGGCTTCAAGTGGCTCGCGCCTCTCGCCGAGCGTGCCGGGGCGGCGGGGCAGCGCTTCGTGCTCGCCTACGAGCAGGCCCTCGGCGTCATGGTCGGCGACGCGGTCCGCGACAAGGACGGCATCGGGGCCGGCCTGCTGTTCGCGACGTTCGCCGCGGGCCTGAAGGCGTCGGGCGCGACCGTCGCCGACGCGCTGGACCACCTCGCCCGCCGCCACGGGGTCCACGTGACCGTCGGGCGTTCCCTGCAGGTCCGCGCGGACCCGCTCGACGGCCTGCGGCGCGACCCGCCCCGCGCCGTCGCCGGCATCACGGTGGCGGCGGTGGCGGACCACGCTGCCGCCGTGCGCCGTCACGCCGACGGGACGAGCGAGCCGCTCACGACGCCCCCCACCGACCTCGTGGCCCTCACCCTCGCCGACGGCTCGCGCTGCCTCGCCCGCCCGAGCGGCACGGAACCCCTGCTCAAGTGCTACGTCGAGGTTGTCGAGCCGGTCACCGGTGGGCAGGTTGCCGCGGCGCGGGCGCGGGCGGGCAAACGTGCCGCCGCTCTCGCCGACGCGTTCGCCGGCATGTTGGCGGGCTGACCCGTGTAGCTCACAGAGGTAGAGGCACCGCGTGCTCCATGCCGTCGAGCACGCGCACCCGCACCCTGCAGTCCTGCAGGAACCGGCGGGTGGTCTCCCAGCCGTCGTAGCGGCCGCCCGCGGCGACGATCTCGGCGATGCCGGAGTTGGCGATGAGCTTCGCGCACGCGAAGCACGGCGCCGCGGTGCAGTACAGGGTCGCGCCGTCGCGCTCGTCGGGGGTGGCGAACAGCAGCGCGTTCGCCTCGGCGTGGATCGCGACGCAGTTGTCGTAGGGCTCGCACATCGCCGCGTCGGTGCCCGCGCGCGGGCAGGCCCCGGCGTCGCAGTGACCGTAGCCCGAAGGCGGGCCGTTGTAGCCGGTGGACTGGATGCGCCGGTTGCGGGTGATCACCGCACCGACACGGCGGCGGGCGCAGTTCGAGCGCGTCGCCGCGGCGGCGGCAAGACCGAGGAAGTACTCGTCCCACGACTGCCGTTCCTGGTGTGGGCCGGGCGTCAAGCGGTCGGGCACGAGCGGGCCTTTCGCGTCGGCGTCGGCGGGCCCGGGGAAGCGCGGCGATGGCCGCGGGCTGGCCGGGAGCGTACGCCCGGGGGCCGCCGGCGTCGAGGGCGGACCCGGCTACCCCGCGCCGAAGCAGACGAAGCCCGCCGCGGCGACGTCGTCGCCGGAAGCGCACTCCGCCGCCTGCGCACGCGCGAGCGCTGCCGCGGGGGGCAGGCCGCCGCGCAGGTGATCGTGCAGGCCCACCATGAGCCGGCGGGTCGCGGCGTCGGGCACGGCCGCGACGCTCGCGACGAGGGTGCGCGTGCCGAGCGCGAACAGGGTGGCTGCGAGCCCCATGAGCTCGTCGCCGGCCTGCACCGCGGACAGGCCGGACTCGCACGCTGAGAGCAGGAACAGCGGCGGCGTCTGCTGCCGGCGCTCGAGGTCGAAGACGGTGAGGGGCCCGTCGGCCAGCTCGAGGCAGGAGAACAGCGGGTTGTCCGAGCGGAACCGGCCGTGGCACGCGAGGTGAACGCAGCTCGCGCCCTCGAGGGCGGCCGAGACCGCACCGACGGTCGCGTCGTCGCCCAGCAGCGCCACCGCGCCCGTGTAGTGCGCGCGCAGCGCGCGCACCTCGTCGATCGCATGCGGGGGCGTCGCGCAGCCGACGAGGACGACGCGGCCCGCGTCGGGGGGCGCGTGCGGCTGCGCTGCGGCGCGGCACCACAGCTGGGCGGAGGGGACGACGCTGACGGGTCTGGCGCGGCAGGACGGCAGGAACGCCCACGGCACCGCGTGCAGTGCGCCGGTCGGCACGATGACCAGCGGATGCTCGGTGAGGAGATCCCGCACCGGGGCGATCAGGAGGTCGTCGAGCGCCTGTGCGGACGCGGCCGCCGAGGCGCGGGCTGCGGCGAGCGCGGCGGGGGGTCCCTGCGGCAACGTCAGGCGGCGGAGCGAGAACTGGAGGCGCTCGAGCTCGGTGACGGCGCGGCGGTGCGACCCGAGCCTGCGCAGACGCAGACGGCCGTCGGCGACGACCACCGCGTGGAGGTCGTCGTCGAGGCGCACCATCTCGAGCAGCGCGCGCTCGGCGAGGCAGGCCCGCAACGCGTCGACGGGCAGGCCACCGGTCTCGTCCTCCCCCTGGCCCCGCGCGTGGCGGCTGCGCTGCTGGATCGACCGTTCGAGGCGCGCCTGCCGGCGCAGCAGGGCGGTCGTCGCCTCGCCGGCGAGCGCCGCCTGTCCGATCGCGGCGACCGTCTCGCGCAGGGCGACGAGGTCGGCGGTGAGCGCCTCGTCGTCGGGTGGCCGCACGGGCCGCAGGGACAGCGCGCCGGCGCGCCAGCGCTCCGCCCACCGCAGGACCCGCTCGGCGTCGCCGGACTCGATGGCAAGGCGCGTGCCGAGGCGGGCGAGCTGACCGACGTGGCCGGAGACGTGGGCGCGGAGCTCCGTCGCGCCCAGCGTGGCCCGGTGCCGGTCGAGCGCGCGCATCCCCGCCCGCAGGGCCGCGTCGGCGCCGCGCCGGTTGCGGTGTGCGAGGCGCAGGAGCGCCTCCGCGTGCCAGGCGCGTGCGCGCAGCTCCACAGGGCCCCGAAAACGCGCCTGCCGGTGGGAGACGAGCTCGCGCTCGGCGGCCTGCGGGTCGCCGAGCTCCAGGGCGGTGCGTGCCGCCATGAGCCTGGCGTCCACGGACGCCGTCGCCCAGCCCGCGGCCTCGAGGTCCCGCCCGTTGCGGCTGGCCTCCTCCATGAGGGCGCGCGACCGCGGGCCGGTCTGCCAACGCGCCCGCAGCAGCACGTAGGCGGCGAGGACCGCCCACGGCTGGCGGCCCTGGGCCAGGAAGCTCGAGCGGGCCTCCTCCGCGATCCGCTGCGCGGCTTCCGGCTCCCCGAGCAGGAGCTTCACGTCGGCGAGGGTCAGCCGGGCCTCGGCGACGTCGGAGTCCATGCCGGCGCGAGCGAGCTCGGCCACCGCCCGGGTGGCGAGCTGGTCGGCCTCGGTGAGCAGGCGTGCGGAGAGGAGGAGCTCGCACCGGTCCGCCTCGCCCAGCCACGAGACGATCCCCAGCTGCCGAAGTTGTTCTGCGGCCAGGTCGTAGGACCGCAGAGCCGCGGGCACGTCGCCGCGCCGCGCGGCGACGAAACCGAGGTTGTGCCGCACCTGGGCGGCAGCGAGCGCCTGCCCCGTCTGCCGGTGGAGGCGCTCGGCGCGGAGCAGGTCGCGCTCGGCCGCGGCGAACTGACGCCGGTAGGTATGGAGCACGCCCCGGTTGCTGAGCAGGCGGGCCTCCCACAGCCGGTCGCCGGCGCGGCGCAGCGCGGGAAGCGCGCGGTCGTAGGTGGCCAGCGCCGCGTCGAGGAGGCCGAGCCGCTGCAGGACGAGCCCCCTGCGCATCTGCAGCCGCGCGCCGTCCGCGCCGTGCAGGACGGCGTCCGCGAGGGCGAGCTCGCGCAGGGCCGCCTCGGCGTCTCCCCGGCTCACGAGCAGGAAGCACAGGCTCATCCGGGCCTGCGCCGCACGGGTCGCAAGGCCGGCCGCCTCCGCGGTGGCGACGGCCTGCTGGAGCAGGGTGGCGGCCCCGTCGAGGTCCAGGCGCTCCTTCGCGGCAAGGCCGAGGGTCTCCTGTGCGAGGGATCGCGGGTAGGCGTCGCCGCCGGCCAGGTCGAGGATGCGACGCGCCCGTTCCTCGGCGTCCGCAGGGTCGTCCTGCGCGAGCTCGAGGAGGCGCTCCGCCTCCTCGGCCAGCGAGATGCTCCTCGCCGCCGCACCAACTGCCTGCACGCGCATCACCCCCCAGCCCCGTACGGGCGGTTGCAGCATATCGTCCAAGATGCAACTCTTCGGCCCCGGCGCGGGGCGGCCTGCATG
This DNA window, taken from Egibacteraceae bacterium, encodes the following:
- the pdxH gene encoding pyridoxamine 5'-phosphate oxidase, which encodes MAECYGSGIWHPAAMAGLDVSDVHPDPVVQLRRWLQAAIAADVAEPTAMTLATADAHGRPSARTVLLKGLDGRGAVFFTNYASAKARDLEANPRAALVLLWVALARQVRITGAVARTTAEESDAYFATRPPGSRLSAWASPQSAVVADRDELTRRVAEVAARHPAGLPRPPHWGGYRVRLDEVELWQGRPDRLHDRLRYASTGPATWRVERLAP
- a CDS encoding threonine synthase, with product MSLRPPPDVVSCLSHLEGALSGAVYPADELRGLDPADGRPLLARYDLAAAGRTVTAEAVAGRRAGGLWRWWELLPVRDPTHALHLGEGGTPLLVAPRLGEALGVPGLRVKAEGANPTGSFKARGMAVAVSRAAELGARSLVAPSAGNAGGALAAYGAAAALPVTVLMPADVPAANRDEALACGARVILVEGLISDCGRLAGRLAARTGAFDLSTLKEPYRVEGKKTMGFELAEQSAWRLPDVVVYPTGGGTGLIGMWKAFQELEALGLVGPRRPRMVSVQAAGCAPLARAFAAGERFAAPWDGEAATRAGGLRVPATLGDFLVLGAVWASGGTALAVPEDGIDELQVLAGRRGAGYVGPETAAALAGVRLLAERGELEADEDVVVFDTGVGHKCPAPGLPRPPVVDPGVDEDRLVALAG
- a CDS encoding HAD family hydrolase → MDYDAYRPGVLLDLDGTLVDSVYQHVVAWSEAFQARGYEVALWRIHAAIGMGGKVLVPWLLGRHVDDAEELSDDHRRRFLDRAEELRPTRGAAALVDDLERRKVSFRIATSAESDVREALLDALGRSDLASADADDVGAAKPAPDLLLATCAELDVEPEDATLVGDSPWDAEAARRVGIRTLAVRCGGFGDDRLLSAGADAVVDDPQELLGRL
- a CDS encoding phospho-sugar mutase — protein: MGIDPHLRAAAEAWMADDPDPATRAEVADLLAGGDAAGLAARFAAPLTFGTAGIRGPLGAGPARMNRAVVRRVTAGLAVWLRGRGADGPVVLGRDARHGSAAFAHETAAVLAGAGMAVRRFAEPVPTPLVAYAVRALGAPAGVQITASHNPAGDNGYKVYVAGGLQLAPPDDAAVAAAISAVGPLAEVPVAAAVDPRITGVPASVRADYLEAVCAVAGSAVEPGRLRVVVTPLHGVAGDLLLGALAGAGFTDVVAVTDQLVPDPDFPTVSRPNPEEPGALDLARALAAEHDADLVLATDPDGDRIAVATPDEGWRMLSGDEVGCLLGEHLLVRDAHLPGRPLVATTVVSARLLSRIAAAHGAAYAETLTGFKWLAPLAERAGAAGQRFVLAYEQALGVMVGDAVRDKDGIGAGLLFATFAAGLKASGATVADALDHLARRHGVHVTVGRSLQVRADPLDGLRRDPPRAVAGITVAAVADHAAAVRRHADGTSEPLTTPPTDLVALTLADGSRCLARPSGTEPLLKCYVEVVEPVTGGQVAAARARAGKRAAALADAFAGMLAG
- a CDS encoding dCMP deaminase family protein — encoded protein: MPDRLTPGPHQERQSWDEYFLGLAAAAATRSNCARRRVGAVITRNRRIQSTGYNGPPSGYGHCDAGACPRAGTDAAMCEPYDNCVAIHAEANALLFATPDERDGATLYCTAAPCFACAKLIANSGIAEIVAAGGRYDGWETTRRFLQDCRVRVRVLDGMEHAVPLPL
- a CDS encoding CHAT domain-containing protein encodes the protein MLQPPVRGWGVMRVQAVGAAARSISLAEEAERLLELAQDDPADAEERARRILDLAGGDAYPRSLAQETLGLAAKERLDLDGAATLLQQAVATAEAAGLATRAAQARMSLCFLLVSRGDAEAALRELALADAVLHGADGARLQMRRGLVLQRLGLLDAALATYDRALPALRRAGDRLWEARLLSNRGVLHTYRRQFAAAERDLLRAERLHRQTGQALAAAQVRHNLGFVAARRGDVPAALRSYDLAAEQLRQLGIVSWLGEADRCELLLSARLLTEADQLATRAVAELARAGMDSDVAEARLTLADVKLLLGEPEAAQRIAEEARSSFLAQGRQPWAVLAAYVLLRARWQTGPRSRALMEEASRNGRDLEAAGWATASVDARLMAARTALELGDPQAAERELVSHRQARFRGPVELRARAWHAEALLRLAHRNRRGADAALRAGMRALDRHRATLGATELRAHVSGHVGQLARLGTRLAIESGDAERVLRWAERWRAGALSLRPVRPPDDEALTADLVALRETVAAIGQAALAGEATTALLRRQARLERSIQQRSRHARGQGEDETGGLPVDALRACLAERALLEMVRLDDDLHAVVVADGRLRLRRLGSHRRAVTELERLQFSLRRLTLPQGPPAALAAARASAAASAQALDDLLIAPVRDLLTEHPLVIVPTGALHAVPWAFLPSCRARPVSVVPSAQLWCRAAAQPHAPPDAGRVVLVGCATPPHAIDEVRALRAHYTGAVALLGDDATVGAVSAALEGASCVHLACHGRFRSDNPLFSCLELADGPLTVFDLERRQQTPPLFLLSACESGLSAVQAGDELMGLAATLFALGTRTLVASVAAVPDAATRRLMVGLHDHLRGGLPPAAALARAQAAECASGDDVAAAGFVCFGAG